In the Sulfurovum sp. UBA12169 genome, ACGGTAGATTATTTCTTTCTTGAATCTACACGCGGAGTTCAAATGTTTAATCCTTATATCGGCCTAAATGCAGGATATATGAATTATGAGTCTACCGGCATCGATGAGAGCGGATTTTTGTATGGGGCTCAAGTCGGCGTGACGTTTGATATGATGGAAAATATCAATGCAGATTTGGGATACAGATATTCTTATACGGATGCCGCACATACGGACCATATAGGAAGTTTTGTGCTTGGCGTTAACTATTTGTACTAACAAGGGGAGTAGATGAAAAAAAATATTTTTATTTCTCTTTTGCTGGCGTTTGCCTTTGTGATAAGCGGATGCGGTAGCACTAGCAAAACAGGCGGAGACGCTGAGGGTACAGCCGCTGTTGAGATGCAAAAAAGCCAGATAGCACTAGGATCAAACGGAACGGATTTTTCTTTGCCTTTAACATTTACCAAACTGTTAGACAGCAGCTATCAGGTTGAGCTGAGCGATTTTCGATTGAGTGTGACAGGCTGTACGGTTCATACGATCACATTTGATCCTGCCGCTTTGGTATTTGACGGAGGGCTTAATACGCAAGAAACACTTCTGGTAACGGGTGCATTTGATCAAAACTGTACACCGACAGGCTTTACGTTGACGGCGACACAAAAAGTTACCAAAGACGGCCAAAGCAAAACCGAAGAAGTAACCTTCAGTTCTACCTCTTCTGGAGATATACCAACAAGCGGTTATGACATAATCAATGCAACAACACCGCTTATTATCGGAGAATCAAATACGGGATATATGATTAGTATGCAAGTTGTCAAAGACGGTTATGTGGCACCGGGAGAAACGGTTAAGCTGCGAGCATTTAATGATGAAGATGGTCGCATAGAGGCAACTTCTACCTATACTGCTACAACGGATGTTAACGGTATAGCGCGTTTTGATTATGTATCACCGGGTGTTTTGCCCTTAGAGGGTACATCTGCAATACTGTTTGCTGATTTGATGGATGAAAATGATACTGGAGTGATTGCTACACAAGAGATTGAATTAATTTTCAGTCAAAACGGTTCGACGGATATAATTTATACAATAGTGCCGGATCAAAACATCACCGTTACAGACACGCTGCAGTCTCATCAGATCAAAGTCGCGCTTTCCAAGCAAGAGATCGGACAGCCTGCACAACCGGCAGTCGGTGAATTTGTGATTGCAGAATTTGTCATGCCTATCTATGGCGCTTTGGCGCAGTATGAAGCTGTGGTAGGAGCAGACGGATTTGCCAGATTTAGTTATACCTCTCCTGAGTCTATGCCAAGCGTAAATGATGTAAATATTACATTCTATTATAAAAATAATCATACGGTTCGTGGCGAAACCAAGATTATTTTTGATAAACAAACAGTGTCCGGTGTTTCTAAAATGTATGTAGTGCCCGAGTCATTTACCGTTACGGAGGCTGGGCAGACCCAGGAGATTACTATTGTAACCGTCAATGAGGAGAATATAGGTGTCAGCACCACAGTTACACTCGAGCAACCCTTCTTTAATAATACAGATTACGGAAGTTTTGACAAAACAAGTGTCACAACGGATTTGAGTGGAAAAGCGGTTGTTGCCTATACTGCTCCGGATGCGATCACAGGATTAAGCGAGAGAAATATTACGGTCACGGAAACATCAGCTATTATTCATAAAGAGTTAAATATCAAATTTGGAACACCGGATACTTTGGGCACCAATTACGAGATTGTGGTTGATGCACCGGCTTCTTTGGCCGTGGATGATACGGACCAGATTACTGTGAAAATCGTAGAGGTGGGCAATCCAAGTAATGTTATTGCAAATGGCAACGTGCATGAAGTGAACCTTACTAGCCAATTTACCAATATATTGACGTTTGCAAGCGGTAGCGCAACTTTCAGTTATGATAGTCTGGGGACAAAAGCGATCGCTGTGGAAACTAAAACGCTCTCCGGCGTTGCTGTCATCGCCGTTAGTGCATCTGTATACAACGGCGACCATGATGTGGTGTTAAATGCGTTGGTACCTGTTACAGTGCTTTCAGGGCCGGTAACAGCAATATCCTTGTTTTATGTCGGCTCTTCAGAGAATGAGTTGGGCGCATTTATCAATACCTATACAATCCATGCAATAGACAAGTATGCTAACCCTGCAAGGGAAGGCGTTGTGTTGTCTCCTTCTTTGATCAATGGAGTTAAGTTAGCCGAAACCGACTCTTCTCCAACCGGTCAAATCACAGCAGGTACGCCTGTAACTTTTGAAGATGCATTGAAAGATTTTGGTATAGTTGGCATCACAACAGAAGATAGGCTCATCATTGTTCCAAACAGCACCAGATATGCACAAAGCTATCTGGGCGGCTGGAGTATCGATGATGTTGCGGGGCAAAGTTTGACTTTAAGCGAATCTTATTTCGGTGCAACGGCTGATAATTTGAGCTATGTGATTGGAAATGAAAGCAGAAGTCTGCTAGGCGATATAGCTTTGGCATCCATCGCAAGCAAAACGGGAAGTTATGCCACGGATGCTAACGGCAACGTCCAGTTTGATATCGTATTTGATCCTGCGCTTGCGGGCCATACGGCAACTATCGCGGCGCATGCGTATGATACCAACCGGACCGGCGTAGCCAAGGTGGCCGGTTTGCGTTGGGGGCATTATAATTCAACAGTAGAAAAAGTGGACAATGACGGCAACGACCACAATGTAACACTTACATTAGAAATTTGCAACTCAAAGGATGAACCTATAGAGCGCTTAGTGGATGTAGAGATCGTGCCGGAGGGGATAGTAAGCAATTCATCCCAATGTGATCTTAATGTGTCGGCGGCAAATGATCTGCATACAGACGTCAACGGTCAAATCACCGTACAGATCTATACCAAAGCAACCGATCCTGCAGTAGCGGAGTGTGAAATCAGCTGGAGCAAAAGCAATTCCCATATTTATCTAGAATACTAGCCGGAAACTTTAAATTTTCTTGCTTTAAGTCCAAAAGAGCTTGACTCTTTTGGACTATCTTTTAATCCGTTTCTTCTTTATTTTCCACTATAATCTCATCATATTTTATACATACGGGTACTTATCATGATCGATCTGAAATATCTCCAAAACAATTTTGACGAAGCGGCTGCCAAACTTCAAAAAAAAAGCGTAGAAAGCACTATACTTGAAAATCTTCAAACGCTTTTTTCTGAATTAAAAGAGGCCAATGCACAACTGGAAGCAGCCAAAGCAGAACAAAACGCCATGTCCAAACTGTTTGGCCAATATATGCGTGAAAGCAAAGATATCTCAGAGCTTAAAAAGAAAGTGGATGCTAACAAAGAGGCGATGGTGCCGCTTCAGGAAAAAGCCAGGGCAGCAGAAGAGGCGCTTTATGCTGTGGCGCTTAGCATCCCCAATTTTCCTGATGACTCTGTACCTGAAGGGGCAGATGAAGAGGAAAATGTGGAGCTTCGCAAAGTGTTGGAGCCTAAAAAATTCACCTTTGCTCCTAAAGAGCACTGGGAGCTGGCTCAGATAAACGGCTGGATTGATTTTGAACGCGGGGTTAAACTGGCAAAAAGCCGTTTTTCTGTGCTGAGAGGAGAGGCTGCAAGGCTGGAGAGAGCGCTGATCAATTTCTTTTTGGATGCCAATAGGGCGAAAGGATTTGAAGAGTTTTGCGTACCTTTTTTGAACAATGCAACAATGCTTCAGGGCACGGGACAACTGCCAAAATTCGGGGATGACCTCTTTAAGATAGAAGAGGAAGATCTTTATCTGATCCCGACGGCAGAAGTACCGCTAACCAATATGTACCATGATGAGATACTCTCAACCAAAGAGCTGCCTCTTTTGATGACGGGCTATACCCCGTGTTTCAGAAAAGAAGCAGGAAGTGCCGGGCGGGATACAAGAGGAATGATACGCCAGCATCAGTTTGACAAAGTGGAGATGGTGGCTATAGCGCATCCGGATCAAAGCGATGAAATATTTGAGATGATGGTGCAAAATGCCTCTGATATCCTTACTGCATTGGGGCTGCCTCATAGGGTGGTAGAGCTGTGCGGCGGAGATCTCGGTTTTTCTGCGGCTAAAACGATCGATCTTGAAGTATGGCTTCCCGGACAGAACAAATACCGCGAGATCAGCTCTATCTCAAATACGAGAGATTTTCAGGCAAGACGTGCCAAAATCCGCTTCAAAGATGACAAACAAAATCGACTGGTACATACCCTCAACGGTTCGGCTTTAGCGGTGGGGCGTACGCTGATAGCGATCATGGAGAATTATCAAAACGAAGACGGGAGTATTACCATTCCTGCTGTATTGCAGAGGTATATGTAGAGAATCGCTTCGCTCAAGTGAAGAGTGGCGGTATACATTTCTTCGAAATGCTTTTATTTTAAAAATGCGCCATTCTAAACTCGTTTCAGAATCTCCCTGTGGTTCACGTGAGAAATGATTTTGTTAGACAGATAGAGATTCCGGATCGTAGTCCAAAATGACGTGTTAGATCGTTTCTGAACTGTCCGTATGACGCAACTTTAATTTTCCTTCCATGCTCAAATAGCTGTTAAGTGCCCCAATATAAGCTCTTGCACTTGCCAACATCGTATCAAGGCTTAAGCCATGACCTATGATGGCCGGCTCATTGTCGTTAAACATGACCTTCACCGTGACATTTGCCAAAGCATCTTTGCCTTCTGATACAGATTTGACTTTATAGTCAAGAAGTTTTCCCTGATAGCCGGTGATTCTGTCGATTGTTTTGAAGACAGCATCGATGGTACCATTGCCGATACCCGCATCAGTAATCTCTACTTCATTGTGTCTGATGGTAACAGCCGCGCTTGGCACGCCTCCTGTGGAGTCCATCAGCTGCATGGCGACCAATTCAAATGTTTTTTCAATAGTGGTCATTTCGCTGGTGACTAACGCTCTTATGTCGTCGTCATACACTTCTTTTTTCTTATCTGCCAACTCTTTAAAACGTTCAAATACGCCGTTAAGCTCTTCTTCGCTTACCATAAAGCCAAGTTTGGCCAATTTGTCTTTGAAGGCTGCACGGCCCGAATGTTTACCTAAAACCAAGGTGTCTTGCATGTCGAGCCCGATATCTTCGGGACGTATGATTTCATACGTTGATTTATTTTTAAGCATACCGTCTTGATGAATACCGCTTTCATGTGCAAAAGCATTTTTTCCGACAATAGCCTTATTTGGCTGAGGCTCTATACCCGTAATATTGGCTATCAAGCGGCTTGTTGGATAGATCTCTCTGGTATTGATATTAGTATCAAATCCTGCAAAAATATCGGAGCGGGTTTTAAGTGCCATAACGATCTCTTCAAGCGCTGCATTTCCTGCTCTTTCGCCTAAACCGTTAATCGTGCACTCTACTTGTCTAGCACCGTTCATAATACTTTCTAGGGAGTTGGCTACGCCCAAACCCAAGTCGTTGTGGTTATGCACAGAGATGATGGCTCGACCTTTGGTGTACTCACTCATCTCCTTGACCATCGCGCCGATTTCAAAGGGAAGCCTGAAGCCTACAGTGTCGGGTAAATTAATTGTGCTTGCGCCGACACTGATGACTGCATCGACAATCTCTTTCATGAACCCTATGTCCGAGCGGCCGGCATCTTCACAGCTGAACTCTACATCCTCCACAAAAGTACGTGCATATTCTACGGCTCTGACGGCTCTTTTGATCACTTCATCGGGTGTCATTTTAAGTTTGTATTCCATGTGAATAGGGCTTGTTGCGATGAAGGTGTGAATTCTTTTCATCTTGGCTGCTGCTACAGCTTCTCCTGCCGCTTTGATATCCCCATCAACCGCACGCGCCAAAGAACATACGGTAGAGTTTTTGACTCGTTGTGCGATCTTGCTTACCGCATCAAAATCTCCCGGGCTTGCAGCAGCAAAACCCGCTTCGATGATGTCGACTCCCAATCGTTCAAGCTGCGCTGCGATTTGGATTTTTTCTTCAGTATTCATTGAGGCGCCCGGACTCTGTTCGCCGTCTCTTAATGTTGTGTCAAATATTTTAATGATCTCTTTACTCATTATGTGTTGCCTTTATCTGTTGAGGTGCTCTTGTGTGCACACTATTGCACCGGTTATTCTATCAAAAGATAACTCAGTGTTATAACTTGTATTTATCTAATTTTACCCAAATATAGGTTACTAGAAACTAATATGAAAAATTGTATTTGTTGAAAAATATTATAAAGAGAGCAGCAGAAGAGTGTTATCTTTTTTGAAAGTGGTATAGATATAATGGCTGGCGATTTTCATAATAACTCCTCTAAGATTTTGAAACATTATATAAAATTTAAAAAATAATGTCAAGGGATACAAATTATCGTTTTCTATTTATCTTTCGGGAATTAAGATTTCTTACTGCGCGGAATGGGCCATAGCCAATATACGCTAAAATGATCAGAGCAAATCCTTCTGCACTAAACAGATAAAGCAATGAGGCAGCAAGAGTAAGTGCAATAAATGTTTTAAAAAGCATAGATTTATTTATATGGATTTTTTTAAAAGAGGGGTAGCGTATATTGCTCACCATCAGTACTGCTACGCCAAGCGAAAGAAAGAGTAGTAAAAAGGCGTATGTATCTAAATGGTATTTATAAAAAAGCAGCACCCATATGGAGATAAATATCGCAGCGGCAGGAATGGGGAGTCCGATAAAAATGTTGGGATCATTTTTGGAAGCGGTTATATTGAATCGCGCCAAACGAATCGCGCCAAATATGACATAGAGCGCCGATACCACTATCCCAAATCGACCGAATTCATGTCCGATATAAAAATAAAGCAGCATTGCAGGCGCCATTCCAAAAGAGACAATATCGGCCAAAGAATCAAACTCTGCACCAAATTTGCTTGTCGTGCCGGTTAAGCGCGCTATTCTGCCATCAAGCCCATCAAAGACAAGCGCTAAAAGAATAAGCCAGGCTGCTACCGTAAAATTTCCGCTGCTGGCTTTGATGATGCCAACCACACCTACAAAAATACTGCCTGCAGTAAAAAGATTGGGCAGGAAGTAGGTGAGGCTTAGTCTGTGCATCGATTAACCTTCATTGTTTGTTGTTTCTGTTTCCGATTCTTTGTGCGCAGGCGCTTTGGTATGAGCCAAACGGCTTTGCATATGATTTTCTTTTTCAAAGGTGTCTATGATCTCTCGCACTTTTGTGCCCTCGATCACTTCAATATCCAATAAAATGGTAGCCATTTTAACGATAGCGTCATGGTAATCGTTTAGTGTATTTTTAACATAAGCATATCGCTCGTTAAGTGTTTGCTTGATATGGCTGTCTATCTGTTCTGCCATTTTTTCACTATAGTCCGTAGAGATCATGCCTCCGCCAAGGAAGGAGTTTTGACTTCTTTTGAGTACCATAAGGCCTGCCACGTCGCTCATTCCATATACAGAGATCATATCTTTAAGAATAGCGGTTGCTCTATCAAGATCGTTACCTGCACCTGTACTTATCTCACCTATGAAAACCTCCTCTGCGGCGCGTCCGCCAAGAAGCACGTCTATTTCAGCTAAAAGTTCATGTTTTTGTTTCAAAAATCTATCTTCTTCATCGGGAAGATGAAGCGTGTACCCCAAAGCTCCAAGCCCTCTTGGGATAATAGAAACTTTTGTAACACGCGTCGCGCCTTTGGTGAGTTCTGCCATGAGCGCATGACCGCTTTCATGATACGCAACGATTTTTTTCTCTACATCGGAGATTTTTCTGTTTTTCTTTTCAAGTCCCACAAATGCTCTCTCTATAGCTTCAAGCAAATCTTCCTGTTCAATCTCTTTTTTGTTAAACCGTCCTGCAAGAAGTGCGGCTTCATTGATAATGTTTGCCAAGTCTGCACCTGCAAGTCCTGCGGTTTGTTTGGCGACGATTTCCAAATCCACATTTTTGGCAAGCTTGACACCTTTGCTGTGTACTTTCAGGATGGCCAAGCGGCCTTCATAGTCAGGCTTGTCTACAAGCACTTGTCTATCGAAACGTCCCGCTCTAAGCAGTGCCGCATCAAGAATTTCAGGTCTGTTGGTTGCGGCCAGGACAATGACGGGGGTATCGGTACCAAATCCGTCCATCTCTGCAAGAAGTTGATTGAGGGTTTGCTCTCTTTCGTCGTTTCCTCCCATTTGACCCCCGCTGGCACGGCTTTTTCCGATAGCATCTATTTCATCGATAAAGATAATGGAAGGCGCTTCTTTTTTGGCCTGTGCAAAAAGGTCGCGCACACGGCTTGCGCCCACACCTACGAACATCTCTATGAAAGATGAACCGCTTACAGAAAAGAAGGGTACCGAAGCTTCACCTGCTACCGCTTTTGCCAACAATGTTTTGCCGGTGCCCGGAGGACCTACAAGCAAAAGGCCTTTAGGTATTTTGGCACCAAGCTCAATATATCTTTCCGGATATTTAAGAAAATCGACGATTTCTTTCACTTCATCTTTTGCTTCTTCGACGCCTTGCACATCATCAAATTTGGTATCCGGTTTTTCGGAATTGATAAGTTTGTCGGCTTTTCCTGCACCCAAAATACCTCCGCCCATACCTTTTGACATTTTGTTTGCCAGAAAGATCCAGATCGCAAAGAAGATAAGAATAGGCAACAGCATACTGATAATTTCAGAGAACCATCCGCTTCCCATAACACCTTCGTAGGTTATTTTTTTCTCTTCTAAAAGAGGGATAAGATCTTTGTCGTAAGTAGGTACGTTTTGTGCCACATAACGTATTTTCTGTCCTGAAGTTTCAGCAATGGCTTCAACGGTAGAAGGAGTCAATTTGACACTGCTAATGTTTCCTTGCTCGATCTGCTCTTTGATTTGTGAATATTTCACATGCTTGGTTTGAGAAATATTGCTTTGCAGTACACTCCCAATCCCTTCGCTCTCGCCCACAAAAGATTTAAAAAGCATAATAAGCACGATAGAAAAAATTGCAAAAGCAAGCAAGGGATTGTTGTTAAAAAAATTTTTATTATTTTGGTTTTGGTTTTTGTTGTTTTGATTTGGATTAGCCATTAACGTCCTTTTTTATTTGTTGGAACACATGCAGGGTTTTGCCCTGTTGACTGCCCGGCAGGCAGCACACCCATGCGACCGGTTATTTTTGATAGACAAGTGTGACCCACTCATCTTTTAATATTCTTTTAACTTGTGTAAACTCTTTGAAAGATTCAGACACTAAATCCTCCTTTTTATCCAAAATACCTGAAAGTATCAAATAGCCGCCTTCTTTTGCGGCAGATTTAAGATCTTTTGCTATAAATCTTAACACATCTGCGATGATATTGGCAATAACGATATCATAAACACCTATCGCCTTATCGATAGAACCTTCCCACACTTTGTCGTATGTTTCTTCGTTGAGCTTAAAGTTCTCCTTGCAGCTGTCTACACTAAGGGGATCTGTGTCGCACAGTTCGACGTTGGCGCCGAGTTTTTTACAGGCCAATCCCAGTATCCCCGAACCGCATCCCACGTCGATGACATGCTGTCCTTTGGAGACATACTCGCTAATCACTTCCAGGCAAGAAAATGTGGTCGCATGATGTCCCGATCCAAATGCTAAAGCAGGATCTATCTTGATATTGATTTTGTCTGGTTTGGGCTCATACCAGCTTGGAAAAATATAAAACTTCCCCGCTTCTATGGGTTCAATAGAGTCTTGATAAGCTTTAATCCAGTCTTTGTTTTCTTTTACTTCAAGGGTAAACTCCATCGCAATAGTATCACCCAATGTCGCCGCGAATGATACTAAAGCATCTTTAACGAAAGTTAAATCATTTTCGCTGCGTACGATTATTTTGCCTTTGTCCAGCTCAAGACCGTCATCATAAATGTTTGCGACAAAATCAGCAATAAAATCCACAAACTGATCATCAAGCGTAACGGTAAGTTCGTTATAGGTATCGTTCATTGTACGTTCCTTGTTAAGCGAAATGCTTCTGTAAGATCAAGCGTGCCCTCATAAAAGGCTTTGCCGACAATAGTTCCATGCACGCCCGCTTTGATGAGTCGTTTGATATCTTCGATATCTTTGAGCCCGCCGCTAGCAATCGTCTCCACGCCTGAAGCTTTGGCGATCTCCAAAGTAAAATCAACATTGACACCGCTTAGCATCCCGTCTCTGCCGACATCGGTGCAGATAATTGCCTCTACTCCGGCATGAGCGAACTCTTTGGCCAAATCGGTAGCCTTCATGGTGCTCACTTCTGCCCAGCCTTCCACCGCTACCATGCCGTCAATCGCATCAATGCCTACGACGATAGGATAT is a window encoding:
- a CDS encoding serine--tRNA ligase: MIDLKYLQNNFDEAAAKLQKKSVESTILENLQTLFSELKEANAQLEAAKAEQNAMSKLFGQYMRESKDISELKKKVDANKEAMVPLQEKARAAEEALYAVALSIPNFPDDSVPEGADEEENVELRKVLEPKKFTFAPKEHWELAQINGWIDFERGVKLAKSRFSVLRGEAARLERALINFFLDANRAKGFEEFCVPFLNNATMLQGTGQLPKFGDDLFKIEEEDLYLIPTAEVPLTNMYHDEILSTKELPLLMTGYTPCFRKEAGSAGRDTRGMIRQHQFDKVEMVAIAHPDQSDEIFEMMVQNASDILTALGLPHRVVELCGGDLGFSAAKTIDLEVWLPGQNKYREISSISNTRDFQARRAKIRFKDDKQNRLVHTLNGSALAVGRTLIAIMENYQNEDGSITIPAVLQRYM
- a CDS encoding 2-isopropylmalate synthase; this encodes MSKEIIKIFDTTLRDGEQSPGASMNTEEKIQIAAQLERLGVDIIEAGFAAASPGDFDAVSKIAQRVKNSTVCSLARAVDGDIKAAGEAVAAAKMKRIHTFIATSPIHMEYKLKMTPDEVIKRAVRAVEYARTFVEDVEFSCEDAGRSDIGFMKEIVDAVISVGASTINLPDTVGFRLPFEIGAMVKEMSEYTKGRAIISVHNHNDLGLGVANSLESIMNGARQVECTINGLGERAGNAALEEIVMALKTRSDIFAGFDTNINTREIYPTSRLIANITGIEPQPNKAIVGKNAFAHESGIHQDGMLKNKSTYEIIRPEDIGLDMQDTLVLGKHSGRAAFKDKLAKLGFMVSEEELNGVFERFKELADKKKEVYDDDIRALVTSEMTTIEKTFELVAMQLMDSTGGVPSAAVTIRHNEVEITDAGIGNGTIDAVFKTIDRITGYQGKLLDYKVKSVSEGKDALANVTVKVMFNDNEPAIIGHGLSLDTMLASARAYIGALNSYLSMEGKLKLRHTDSSETI
- the pssA gene encoding CDP-diacylglycerol--serine O-phosphatidyltransferase; this translates as MHRLSLTYFLPNLFTAGSIFVGVVGIIKASSGNFTVAAWLILLALVFDGLDGRIARLTGTTSKFGAEFDSLADIVSFGMAPAMLLYFYIGHEFGRFGIVVSALYVIFGAIRLARFNITASKNDPNIFIGLPIPAAAIFISIWVLLFYKYHLDTYAFLLLFLSLGVAVLMVSNIRYPSFKKIHINKSMLFKTFIALTLAASLLYLFSAEGFALIILAYIGYGPFRAVRNLNSRKINRKR
- a CDS encoding cell division protein FtsH codes for the protein MANPNQNNKNQNQNNKNFFNNNPLLAFAIFSIVLIMLFKSFVGESEGIGSVLQSNISQTKHVKYSQIKEQIEQGNISSVKLTPSTVEAIAETSGQKIRYVAQNVPTYDKDLIPLLEEKKITYEGVMGSGWFSEIISMLLPILIFFAIWIFLANKMSKGMGGGILGAGKADKLINSEKPDTKFDDVQGVEEAKDEVKEIVDFLKYPERYIELGAKIPKGLLLVGPPGTGKTLLAKAVAGEASVPFFSVSGSSFIEMFVGVGASRVRDLFAQAKKEAPSIIFIDEIDAIGKSRASGGQMGGNDEREQTLNQLLAEMDGFGTDTPVIVLAATNRPEILDAALLRAGRFDRQVLVDKPDYEGRLAILKVHSKGVKLAKNVDLEIVAKQTAGLAGADLANIINEAALLAGRFNKKEIEQEDLLEAIERAFVGLEKKNRKISDVEKKIVAYHESGHALMAELTKGATRVTKVSIIPRGLGALGYTLHLPDEEDRFLKQKHELLAEIDVLLGGRAAEEVFIGEISTGAGNDLDRATAILKDMISVYGMSDVAGLMVLKRSQNSFLGGGMISTDYSEKMAEQIDSHIKQTLNERYAYVKNTLNDYHDAIVKMATILLDIEVIEGTKVREIIDTFEKENHMQSRLAHTKAPAHKESETETTNNEG
- a CDS encoding 50S ribosomal protein L11 methyltransferase → MNDTYNELTVTLDDQFVDFIADFVANIYDDGLELDKGKIIVRSENDLTFVKDALVSFAATLGDTIAMEFTLEVKENKDWIKAYQDSIEPIEAGKFYIFPSWYEPKPDKINIKIDPALAFGSGHHATTFSCLEVISEYVSKGQHVIDVGCGSGILGLACKKLGANVELCDTDPLSVDSCKENFKLNEETYDKVWEGSIDKAIGVYDIVIANIIADVLRFIAKDLKSAAKEGGYLILSGILDKKEDLVSESFKEFTQVKRILKDEWVTLVYQK
- the hisA gene encoding 1-(5-phosphoribosyl)-5-[(5-phosphoribosylamino)methylideneamino]imidazole-4-carboxamide isomerase, which codes for MTILPAIDLKDGKAVRLSKGLMDSAKIYSDEPWQVAKKFEELGSQWVHLVDLNGAFAGEPKNLEQIKKIRQNCSLKLELGGGIRDEKTIKMYLDLGVDRLILGSVAVKNPQFVKEMAAKYPIVVGIDAIDGMVAVEGWAEVSTMKATDLAKEFAHAGVEAIICTDVGRDGMLSGVNVDFTLEIAKASGVETIASGGLKDIEDIKRLIKAGVHGTIVGKAFYEGTLDLTEAFRLTRNVQ